In Pseudosulfitobacter sp. DSM 107133, one genomic interval encodes:
- a CDS encoding DUF3306 domain-containing protein, giving the protein MSGFWDRRRAAVAAEAEGEAQAVAAAVQAQEQAELEARDDAELLEELGLPSPDNLVDGAQLREFLKAQLPQRLKTRALRGFWRSNPVLACLDGLNDYDDDYTLASTAGQTVNTLYQVGKGMVQPIADMLEDEAPQAEVILAQTTDVDVPEPQTTQIETAPAYVHEDSEDDDAPLTAPTHRRMRFQLAAAPDAESTGA; this is encoded by the coding sequence ATGAGCGGGTTCTGGGACCGCCGCCGCGCTGCCGTGGCCGCCGAGGCCGAAGGCGAGGCGCAAGCTGTTGCCGCCGCGGTGCAGGCGCAAGAGCAGGCCGAGCTGGAGGCGCGCGACGATGCGGAGCTGTTGGAAGAACTGGGCCTGCCGTCACCGGACAATCTGGTGGATGGCGCGCAGTTGCGGGAATTTCTGAAAGCGCAGTTGCCGCAACGGCTGAAAACACGGGCGCTGCGCGGGTTCTGGCGCAGCAATCCGGTTCTGGCCTGTCTGGACGGGCTGAACGATTACGACGACGATTACACGCTGGCGTCGACCGCCGGTCAGACGGTGAACACGCTGTATCAGGTCGGCAAGGGCATGGTGCAGCCGATCGCGGATATGCTTGAGGATGAAGCGCCGCAGGCTGAAGTGATCCTTGCGCAGACCACCGATGTGGACGTTCCCGAACCGCAGACCACGCAGATCGAAACCGCGCCGGCCTATGTTCACGAGGACAGCGAAGACGACGATGCACCGCTGACCGCCCCGACCCACCGCCGGATGCGTTTTCAATTAGCAGCGGCACCCGACGCAGAAAGCACAGGCGCATGA